The region acaattaATAAGGGGGGGAAAGTTTGAGTATTTTGGACCAGATCAAAACATGCTTAGGTTATTCTCTCAAGTTTGAGGAAACCTTAACGGCCCGGTGGTCGTTGATGGAAATGTTAACTTTGTGCTACTGCAGCTAACCCACAGACCAGCCTGGTCAGTGAAATACCCTGGAGGTGTAGCGCCTTCTGGTGGCAGGCTGCAGCATGAGTAAGGACACAAcatcttctgattggctggttggAGCCTGAGGtttttggaaaaaaaggcaGCACTGCTGTGTGCAGGGGCGGAGCCACTGGAATTGTGGGCGGGGCTGTTATATGTAGTGGGACGCCACTCATTGGTGGGGGGGCTATATTTGCATGGGGCGGAGCCCCCTGTATGTTGATGAGGATCCATCAGGTGCGTGGGTGGAGCTGCCAGGTGTGGTGGGAGGGGCTGTCAGGTGTGATGAGAGGAGCTGACAGGtgtggtgggaggagctgaCAGGTGTGGTGGGAGGGGCTGTCAGGTGTGATGGGAGGAGCTGACAGGtgtggtgggaggagctgaCAGGTGTGGTGGAGGGGCTGTGGGGAGTGGTGGGAGGGGCTGTCAGGtgtggtgggaggagctgaCAGGTGTGGTGGGAGGAGCTGTCAAGTGTGGTTGGAGGGGCTGTGGGGAGTGGTGGGAGGGGCTGTCAGGTGTGGTGGGAGGAGCTGTGGGGTGTGGTGGGAGGGGCTGTCAGGTGTGGTGGGAGGAGCTGTCAGGTGTGGTGGGAGGGGCTGTGGGGTGTATGGGGGAACTGAAGCCCAATCAACTTAAAACTGAATGTCCATAAATTTGTCTGAAACTGAATTTGATCCCCACTGAAACTTCAACTCTACATTCAGatcttaaaattaaattaaactttcTTCTTCAAACAGCTGggcagctgaggaagaggaaccgAGCCCAGACACACGCGGACTCCTCGAGATGCTCTTGGAGCTCATTCAGTCAATTCTCACAAATAAGAAGAGCCCCGCtagtttaaaataatgtttctaAAATCACTTAAGGGGTACTTTGCAGTTCCAGTAAGCTCCAGAGCTCAAGCCCAGTCCCTCTGCACCCAGTTCCACCGGTACGTAGTCTTCCAGGAACAAGGTAGCAGACAGTTGCTCTTTCGCCAGACTCGCTACAATGTTCTCCTACAACTGCCACTTTATTCTACTAAAATGGCGGCATTTTCTCATAAAAAGGTTATTTTGGGCTTGAGCTCAGACTCTAGAGCTTAGCAGAGCTGCGATACCACTTCATTAGGCACCTTCCCACTGCGGCACTTGCTGGTAAATACTTGGGGGCGGGAACTCAACGGGAACCGTTACCCTCATATGGCCCTCTTGATGGTCGTGTCTCCACTGGGGTAGGACCCCTTGGGGGACGTCACCAGTTTCGATCGTTGCGTAATTGTTGTGCGACAGTTTTGACCGTGACAATATCAAACAATACATATTCCAATATGAATGATCCCGATGACACACATTTCAATCCTATAGATTTCGGAATCAAAGTGGATGGTAAAGACGGTCTTTCTGACGCCACCAATGGCCAATGCTTTGGTCTGACCGTCTAAATCTTTCAGTGAGGGGGTGTGCTCAGCGTGCTCGGCGTGTGTAATGCGAGGCCGTGCAGGTCACATGAGCACACCATTAAAAGTTGGTCTTCAGCAGGAACAGCGCAGCTTTAACCCCCGCTGCCTGACTGGGCTGGATAGGCACACTCCACCACGAGACCCAGATTCCACACAGTTCCCTCATTGTGTccagccacccccccctccaacccaGCCAACCATGCGAGAACAATGCCTTACAGCCTTGTTGGGcaatgttttcatttcctcagaGGAATCCCATCTCCCCTTTGGTTCCCACTGGGCATCATGATGTGGACTGGGCTCAGTTCTGACAGTATGGCTCTCCACCAGAGGACCcagaaatgaaaaacactggACAAAGGCGACCAGATTGTCCCTTTGAGCTCCAGAATCAGCCCCAGAGGATTGTGATGGGAAAGATAACAGGAGGCCaacgttgttgttttttttaaatttaaagattATAATCTGACTACATGTCAATTTCCAATTTTAAACCTAATTATtgcaagaaaaacagcagaagtcTGAAGAAACCTGCAAAGATGGAAAGCAAAAATGTGTAAGGACAGCTTGAATGGATGCAAACAAATCCTGTCGGATGCATATTTAGCCGACGTCCACATTCTTCTCACTCAGGTAGAAAATTCCTCCATCAGAGAAAGGTTTGAGTTCGTCCTCTCACTGAGCCAACACACACCGACCGAGTGTGTTTaacctgtgagctgtgtgtggaaCAGAGCTGCTTCTGTTGGGAACCAGGCCCTGAGCGctgagacgccccccccccccccccccccttcagagGCCTCCGAGGCAGGGGCCTGGACTCTGAGACCTGGACTCTGAACACGACTCCAGTCAGTGCAGGAGGATTTCCAGGGAGAAGCTAACTCAGCAGTCACTTCTGATGCAGCTCACAGGGGATTAACTGGACCGACAACTGGGAATGAGCAGTGAATTCCAGTCAGCTGACCTGCACCAGCCACCACCgccaaacaacacaaacacagccaatGGAACTCAGGTACCTGCCAGAGAACCACTGGCAGAAACCCCCTGACAGAACCACTGACAGGGAACCTGAGAAGCACTGGCAGGAAACCACTGACAGAACCACAGACTAAGAACCGGAGAAAAACGGACATAGAACCACTAACAGGGAACCGTGGCTCCACTGGGAGGACTAACTAACCGCTAACACAAGCTTCAGATAACCACTGGTGTTCGTGTCAGGTGGCCGAAGGGACGGTTGGCCGACCCAGCTCATTTCCCTGCCATACAAAGTAAAGTTAAAGATGATGCAGCGATGCAGGTCCAACAGAGCCTTCGCCGGATAAAGAGGAGGGGTGCGGGTTACCTCTCGCTGACCAGAACCACGTCGGCATCGGTCCATGTTCGGAACACGCTAGGCAATATCCTCCTGAAGGCGAGGAACAGACCGGGAAAAACTACGGCTCCATAAGCCAAAACTTCCAACATCCTGCCGGCTTTAGTCCTGCGAACTTGCCCGGGGACTGGAACAACTCACTGCTAACACTTTAAACGGCTTAAAGGCGAAGCCGaagcattttctttttgtgaggCCGCAGCTCGATGCTTCTTTCCTGGAGAGAATCGAACATCTACACGTTTTAAGAGCAACGCGGAGAgcactcagcagcagcaccagagccgAGCTAACGATAAGCTAACAGCTAGTTACCAAGCAGACCGGAACTAGCACCGGAAACcgtcaaaataaaagtttcaACCGGAAGCACCGGAAAATATGAGAGAAAAATAGACCTATAACAATGTTAACGGGATATTAAGGTACATTAAATACTGATATGGGCACTAAAACCACATACAGCTTGATAAAACCACAGTTTTATCACGTGAAATCGATAAacataaagacatttaattaaaatcagaCAGAAACcgaaatataataataatgtggcggacacataggggtgtatctcacacccaggtgatgcatggggtgatgagTGTGGTTAGCCATTTAGTATAttctggtggatgcagaataaagacgtccaaaccatctgctctgtccgagttgttcctcgtcctgccacaataataataataataataataataataataataataataataataataataataataataataataaaataataataataataataataataataataataataataataataataataataataataataataatgctataCGTatggaaaataattaaaaacaaccagTAGTGCATTACAAGTTCGCACCATGACATTATTCTTTTAACGGGCCTTTgacaaaataatttaaataaagaataaagaatagCTAAGATTAGAGTAATAGTGTTTCTgtgatgaaaaagaaacaatgtAAAACAGCTGAGATCAATCTATAAATTCAACCATTTCctctaatatttaacatttaaaaaggttcCAGAGTTCATCCTCCATTGTTAAACGTGATTTTTTGCTGGAATTTTCCACTACAAAGAGACCGCTTACGTTTTTCTTCTGATAAGGTGTCATAAACTGATTAATATCTTTAGtggaatctgctgctgcttctgtatCACCATGGCCATCATGATAATCTAAGTTTTATGGTCtcaataaatgtgaataaaaacgCACTAAGTCACTTGTTTCTGAGCATGATTTTACCCAAAGATGTGAACATTTCCATTGCAAAGACATAATCtgagaaaagagcagaagaacTGTGTTCTGGGTTTAATAAcatttgttttcacacacacacacacacacacacacacacacacacacacacacacacacacacacacacacacacacacacgtacgtcatcaagaaccaacaatTCCTCTGTGGTTGTTGAGACCGTCAAACTATACTTGTCTTACAGGAGAATCTTCGCCTTTGAGTGTTTATGAGACAACCATTAACTATCAAAATGGACTCTGTACTATTGACCTCAGTGTTGATACCATTCAGTGGGGGGTAATAACAGGACCATACGTAATGTGttagaaacatttttaattaattaattttgttttctttctttttgagcTTTCATTGACTGAAGATAAATATCGATTTTGAACGAATTGGCCTCAGTTCAAGGTTCTGAGTTGGAGTCCCAGCTCAGAGACTTTCCACGTGTTCTGTGCGTGTCTGCGTCTCTCACAAATCCATGACATCTGACATTCACTGGGGCCAGGACTTGAGAAAGGTGAAGACAGAGTGAGAATGACTAGACTTTTTTGGTCCTGGAGTAAGGGTGTTGGTGGAGAAAGTGCTGCTCGTCTGCATCGACCCCCAGAACCTCTCAGAACCCGAGTAGCTGTGATTGCCTGTGTAACTTCAGCGATGCAGGATGAGAACATCAAGTTGTTCTCTGCAGATTTGATTTGTGAGTTCTGACTTATTTCATGGACCCTTCTGGACCTTGTTCTGCTTGGTAATGACTTTTATACAGGAATGAATAATAACATACTGTGAAATAACAGCAGAACTCTTACTGCCTACTTCCTTCAGGTCTGATACAACATTGTAATAATTAATTCATCATTTACGTTTCACTCATGTCTTCCATTTAGTCCTCACTCATTCATTTCCTGCATTCATACATGGGAACTCTGTGAGCTTTCACATCAGGAAAAAGGAAcctctttgtttttaaattttttttattggGTCTTTATTTTAACTTCTGATATAAAAGCTGAACTTTTCCTTTACCTGTAACTCTTTCACATGGATCCTCCGTGACCCACCTTTAAGGCATAAAAGAACTTGCCAAGAATATCAGTGAATTATTACCTTAACATAAGGCcaataaaaggggggggggggcgggggctgaAGGGATGATAAAGGCAGATGGATGAGAGCGTTCTGTGGTTGTACAGCAAACGAAACTGATCGGTGACCATCTCACAGGTGAGGGATCCACCTTCCTTCTTCAGATCATTAAAAAATACACTTTTTAAGTTATAAATGATCAAATAAGATGTGATAGATTTCACCTGCAGTTTGGACTAATCAGAAATGCGGGCTAACCTTTTATTTCCATCAGCTCTGGACCTGTCGGACGGATCCAAGTCTTTGATTATTTTCACGGTTCATCGAGGTTCTTCGCTAACAGAATGCAGCTGAATTTGTGTGCATATTTGCTGATCGCAGGTAAACCTTCATTTCGTTTCACTCTTCAGCCCAGTCAACCAGATGTGTGGAGTTTGAGGGTTTCAAAGCTTAGCctgattaaacatttgaaatatgAAATGTTCCATTTATAGGTGTTGGCCAGCGTTGCACAAATGGTAAATGATCATAGGCAGACAAAAGCATGCGTCTCACAGTCCAGCAtggaatatcagaaatgtaCAGGAAGTCCAGACCTCGATGATGTGCTGGAAACAACAGTTGTCTGATGAGTTTTTCCTTTCGTTCTTGAAAGGGCTCCCAACATAGGCTAAGTGTGGCTCGAACCCTGATGATCAATCATGATATTAATTTGTCGATAACTAACAGACCAACAGTCACTACAAGCAGCTGTGGTGGCGACAAAAGGGCTGTAggtgagagacggagggagggtcATTGGGGGTGTCTTTTAAGTCTTGTGACTACAGATGACGACCACAGAGCAATGTGTGTCATAAGCTCGTCCTAGTGAAGGTATCACAGGGGCAATAAAAGTGAGACGAAACCTCAGACAGACTGTGTGATAAGGTAATAAATGTGAGCTGCCTGTAGGTACGACTCCAGGAGTCACTGCTAATCCTTCAGTCGGGTGAAACACTTTCAACAAATACCTTCCTCTCCCCTGTACAGCAGCTCTGTGCCTGACCACTTGTAAAAGCCAAGGCCCCACCAGCCCACCGACCAACCCTTCCAACTCCGTCAGCCCACAGACCAACCCTTCCAACTCCGTCAGCCCACAGACCAACCCTTCCAACTCCGTCAGCCCACAGACCAACCCTTCCAACTCCGTCAGCCCACAGACCAACCCTTCCAACTCCGTCAGCCCACAGACCAACCCTACCGACTCCGTCAGCCCACAGACCAACCCTTCCAACTCCGTCAGCCCACAGACCAACCCTACCGACTCCGTCAGCCCACAGACCAACCCTACCGACTCCACCAGCCCACAGACCAATGCTACCGACTCCGTCAGCCCACCGACCAACACCACTGCTGATCCGGTCACCATGACAAATACTACACCCAGTGAGGGCGAAACCCCACCTGAAGGACTTTCACCTGGTGCAATAGCGGGGATCGCCATCGGATCTATAGCGGGAGTCGGCCTTGTTGGTGAGGACAGAAAGACACTCGCATACACCCTTGTACTCGTGTGTTTGTAAGGACACCCCCCAGCTTTTCACCCTGACCCCTAAAGATTGCAAATAACCCTTAAAACTGACCCAAATCaaacctgaaaacacaaacacacctctgaaGTTGTGAAGACCAGATTAAATCTCCACACTTCCTAGAAATGTCTGAAATGTTCTCTGCAATAATAATGATCAGACCTCGAGTTGTTCTTAATTTAACATGTTGTAATGGATTAATTAACTTCAAATCCAGATCTAAATTCAAATTCTCAGGTGCTGAGTCCAAAAAAAGACACCCATGTCCAAACATAAGGCTGAATAAAGTCTGGTGTAATATCTTAAACCAAATCAAATTCATTTAGAGCTCAAAATCGCAGACATTGTTTGCATCTGAGTGCTTCACAGTTAGCACAACTACGACTCCCTCTGACCTGAGACCCTCCAACTGGGGCAGAAAAACGAAATAAAAGAGAAGATTAGTTGTATATCCACGTTTGTTACAATTAGAGATATAGGAGTAACTGTATAAATTCCTGGTTTAATAATCAAAATGGTCTTTGATCTTTTCCAGGCGGTGGTGTATATGGCCTTATGAAGTACAAAGGACGGTGAATTCTACACGTTTCCTGTCGTGTCTGAAAGGCTCCTGTGCCAGAAGGAAGACATGAAGTGAAACTTAAATGGGGATGAGAAGAGATCTTAAATCATAAGTAACCGGTTTTCAAAATGGCAGCCCTTTGATTCCCATTGAAAGTTAAATAGAATCTATGCTTGTAACTTCAAAACCGTCTTGTTTAATTTTGTGCAAAGACAATGTTTCAAAGTTGTaattttttgtagtttttgttcttcctcctcttctttgctcttgttttatttttgacatAAAAGTCCAAATCTTGTTTTGCGGGTTGTTTCTGTAAGTCTCTGTTTATGTTGAATATGACATTTCACCAAATTTCTCTCCATTTGGCCAAAAACGAAAGAATCATTTCACATAAATGTTCTCTTTATTGAAACAGCCCGAGCATCATTCAGAACCCATTTGAAGTTAAGTTTCATGTTCTACACAAAGCTGTAAAGGTTAAAGTCCACCTGTCCACAGGCGCTTCCATGTGAGCTGGACATGTTTGTTCACTTTATGACTCAAATGGGGTTGCAGGATAATACGAGTGCAAATATCaataaagtgttaaagagctccAGGAAGAGTGACCAGATAACAAACCTGTTAGGACTTTCCACAACAAGAGAAGATAGGAGAATATGCTAAACTTCACTCTGTCTTTGAAAAGATAGTGTGCAGGGACCTTTAGATGACTGCAGAGACCTTCAGGCGTCTTAAGATCCTGTCAATGGCTTCAGAAAATGCTTCATGACACCACCTGATGGCCAAAACAGGCAGCAACGGAGAGGGCATTTAGACGCAGGCACAGATGATCTGCAAAAAGACAGGAGGGAGAAAATAGGTCCAtttcacacacagagagagaatgAAGTAAACATGGGAGAAACATCTAAAGGGAGGATCAGGATACCAGCCTGACCAGTTAGAAATCATTAATGGTTGAGAATCAccaggtggagggatggaaCAACATGGTATAGAAACACCAGGAGGGGTGGAAGAGGGTGTAGGAGCTGAGGGAGGCGCTGGTGCTGTAAGTGGGGTCTGTGCTCACAGCGTGCCCCCCCAGCCCGGCGCAGCCTGGTTGGGGTTCGTCAGGGATTGTGTCACACGTGAGACGGTTTTGCTGCCAGAACCATCCTGTAGCTTGGGTCAACGATGGTCTCaatatgttgctgctgctgtgaggtACCGGGAGATCCACTGCCAGACCCGTTCCTGGATTCTTTTGGTTCGGCGATGCACAGCCTCGCTCTTACATTATACTAGTTATTACCGGTATATTAATTACAACGTATCATCCATTTTAAACTGGGATCATTTATTCAGGTGTGTGACGTGCGCCTTTatttcttaaataaataatttcatCAATAAACCTTTCGGCAGCTGACAAACTACACCTACGGGTGCTTCCTATAGAGGGCAGCATGAGCAGATTTACTCTCTTTTGCCACCGGAAGTTTtgtttatagttttatatttatattattcatattctatttttaatttattctattttatttcttattttattatatttttattatctttaataggttcaatgggtgtaatggtggtgggaaattttgtacagtgctgtacgtttctttggagatgctaatttcctgatggacaccccctaaagggatcaataaagtactcttgaatcttaaatcttgaatcttgaagtcTGCTAAAATGGTTGACATAAGGGCCATCGAGGCCAATGGACCAGACGCGGGCGGGACCAGACCAGGGCGGGTCCTGAAACACAGTGGTCTCAGAACTGCTCAACAGAAGACCTATTCTAGGAAGTCCTGACTACAGCACACCCAGATGTGGAACCCATGGCCATCTCCCTTTGCCCCTTCATGCAGAGCTAAAGCTCTCACATCTCACCAAATAAACCCAACAAATATCCCCCGGCTCACCAGGGTTTATCTTGGGTGTCTTCAACCCCCTCcttgtgaccccaaaagggttAAAAATGACTTCAACCACCCAAACCAAAGGGTTTATATAGGAGCAGGCCTCAAGACTCTCTCAGCTCCTGTGCTGACACCATCAGCTCAGAGACCTTCTGCTTCAGGTCTCATCATGTAGCTCAACGTGAGTCACCATGACCACGACTGAGCGCCATCAACCCCAACGTCTCACCATTTGAcgatttttttctctttgtagtGTTTGTTGTGCATGAGCGTGGTAATAGTAACGAACCTTTAATTCCAGGAAGATTACTTCAGCAAACAGACCTGAGGTCAAAAATGGACCAGAGAGTCATCTCAGTCACCGTTGATCATTCTAGTTTTTGTTGTTCggcgttttcttcttcttctttggtacTTCTgtgccattttattttttactaatACAGGCTAAAAAACATAATAAATTCCACTGTGACTGCTGCAGTAGATTCCTTCCCAGCTCCATCACACGCCCCTCGAATCCCTGAGCTCTGTTCACCACCTTTATCCTCCTCTAAAAACATCAGTGAACAAGATGACACTTTCTAACAGCATAAAAATTTTAAAACTAGCGTTTCATTTTTGATTGTTCAGATTGGTTCACTTACAAATATGAGTCACATGTTATGGTGTAAGAAGATGCAATATAAAGACATAAAATCTTGTTCCACACACTGTTAAGATCTCAGGGTGGCAGGGAAGGATCTCGAGGGGAACACAGAA is a window of Takifugu flavidus isolate HTHZ2018 chromosome 14, ASM371156v2, whole genome shotgun sequence DNA encoding:
- the LOC130537600 gene encoding circumsporozoite protein-like isoform X1, giving the protein MQLNLCAYLLIAAALCLTTCKSQGPTSPPTNPSNSVSPQTNPSNSVSPQTNPSNSVSPQTNPSNSVSPQTNPSNSVSPQTNPTDSVSPQTNPSNSVSPQTNPTDSVSPQTNPTDSTSPQTNATDSVSPPTNTTADPVTMTNTTPSEGETPPEGLSPGAIAGIAIGSIAGVGLVGGGVYGLMKYKGR
- the LOC130537600 gene encoding circumsporozoite protein-like isoform X2, translated to MQLNLCAYLLIAALCLTTCKSQGPTSPPTNPSNSVSPQTNPSNSVSPQTNPSNSVSPQTNPSNSVSPQTNPSNSVSPQTNPTDSVSPQTNPSNSVSPQTNPTDSVSPQTNPTDSTSPQTNATDSVSPPTNTTADPVTMTNTTPSEGETPPEGLSPGAIAGIAIGSIAGVGLVGGGVYGLMKYKGR